A single window of Bufo bufo chromosome 10, aBufBuf1.1, whole genome shotgun sequence DNA harbors:
- the TSSC4 gene encoding protein TSSC4, protein MSDGRDSTAKPFSAFEYESPNDPDTISLSDSDPESADEAEVTSLSPGEEEEDDEDDTRRGEEQKEQKSSVLPFTLKGGNARFSQRSHDIFGGLLGVQKSSPLDRQNRKREVALSDDDDDDKEEISDSVSGGVEAAPVKPTSKGSTSAKTVGPTGRVPDYLSHPERWTKYSLENVPDTSDRTNRNTALNFLTELKHKKEAQEVPKDASVCSFNQDSSSSGEGRILFSRPTKKGQQSSDKRGLQSGSLRMSEALTEEGQDKSEEVPGERAGAETLGFHGVKKRARKNIRPKKVIEEEGDSS, encoded by the coding sequence ATGTCAGACGGAAGAGACAGCACTGCAAAACCTTTCAGTGCTTTTGAATACGAATCCCCTAATGACCCTGACACAATCTCACTTAGCGATTCAGACCCTGAATCGGCGGATGAAGCAGAGGTGACgtctcttagtcctggagaagaagaggaggatgacGAAGACGACACTAGACGGGGAGAAGAgcaaaaagagcaaaaatcttcaGTGCTTCCATTCACCCTAAAGGGAGGCAATGCACGCTTCTCCCAGCGCAGCCATGACATCTTTGGAGGTCTTCTAGGCGTACAGAAAAGTTCACCTCTTGACCGACAGAATAGAAAACGCGAGGTAGCGttgtctgatgatgatgatgatgacaaagaaGAAATTTCTGATAGTGTCAGTGGTGGGGTCGAAGCAGCACCTGTCAAACCAACCAGTAAGGGTTCTACCAGTGCAAAAACCGTGGGTCCCACTGGACGCGTACCAGATTATTTGTCGCACCCGGAACGGTGGACAAAATACAGCTTGGAGAATGTTCCTGATACCAGCGATCGAACAAACCGCAATACAGCTCTCAACTTTCTAACTGAGCTAAAGCATAAAAAGGAAGCTCAAGAGGTCCCCAAAGATGCCAGCGTATGTTCTTTCAACCAGGACTCCTCCAGTTCTGGAGAGGGCAGAATTCTCTTTTCAAGGCCCACCAAAAAGGGCCAACAGAGCAGTGATAAAAGAGGGTTACAGTCGGGATCTCTGCGCATGTCCGAGGCGCTGACTGAAGAAGGACAAGACAAGAGTGAAGAGGTGCCAGGAGAGCGGGCAGGGGCCGAGACCTTGGGGTTCCATGGAGTGAAAAAACGAGCCCGAAAAAATATCAGGCCTAAAAAAGTTATTGAAGAAGAAGGAGACTCTTCTTAA